Proteins encoded together in one Microbacterium sp. zg-Y625 window:
- a CDS encoding YchJ family protein has product MRDDHPCPCGSGAAFADCCGRHLAGVPAPTPEALMRSRYTAFVVGDAAYLEQTWHPGTRPERLDLDPALRWRGLEILDTEAGAKRGYVEFRAHWSEGPTRGVLHERSRFVWQSGRWWYLDGVIDPPVTAEP; this is encoded by the coding sequence ATGCGTGACGACCACCCCTGCCCGTGCGGAAGCGGGGCCGCCTTCGCAGACTGCTGCGGACGCCACCTCGCCGGCGTGCCGGCGCCGACGCCCGAGGCGCTCATGCGCTCGCGGTACACCGCGTTCGTCGTGGGCGACGCCGCCTACCTCGAGCAGACCTGGCACCCGGGCACCCGACCGGAGCGCCTGGACCTCGACCCCGCTCTGCGCTGGCGAGGGCTGGAGATCCTCGACACCGAGGCCGGCGCCAAGCGCGGCTACGTGGAGTTCCGCGCGCACTGGAGCGAGGGCCCGACCCGCGGAGTGCTGCATGAGCGCAGCCGCTTCGTGTGGCAGAGCGGGCGCTGGTGGTACCTCGACGGTGTCATCGACCCGCCGGTCACAGCGGAGCCGTGA
- a CDS encoding PHP domain-containing protein, whose amino-acid sequence MHPYDALSEIASLLERERASRYRSKAFRAAAAAIEGLDDAQLSDTAALRRRKGIGESTFAVIQQALAGEVPAYLVELRESAGVAPVGSDLRARLRGDLHSHSDWSDGLTSIDLMAEAARALGHEYLALTDHSPRLRVANGLSPQRLREQLALLPAFSGDGFTLLSGIEVDILDDGALDQQEELLDELDVVVASAHSKLRMDRGPMTRRLVAAVQNPHVDVLGHVTGRLVEGSRGTRPQSQFDAAAVFAACAENRVAVEINSRPERQDPPDELIALALDAGCLFSIDSDAHAPGQLSLIDHGAARAERAGVPVERIVTSWPLARLREWTARRR is encoded by the coding sequence ATGCATCCGTACGACGCCCTGAGTGAGATCGCATCGCTGCTGGAGCGCGAGCGCGCCTCCCGGTACCGGTCGAAGGCGTTCCGCGCCGCCGCGGCGGCGATCGAGGGCCTCGACGACGCGCAGCTGAGCGACACCGCGGCACTGCGTCGGCGCAAGGGCATCGGGGAGTCGACCTTCGCGGTGATCCAGCAGGCGCTGGCGGGGGAGGTGCCCGCCTACCTCGTCGAGCTGCGCGAGAGCGCCGGGGTCGCGCCGGTCGGCTCGGACCTCCGCGCCCGTCTGCGCGGCGACCTGCACAGCCACTCCGACTGGTCGGACGGACTCACCTCGATCGACCTCATGGCCGAGGCCGCGCGTGCGCTCGGTCACGAGTACCTCGCTCTCACCGACCACTCGCCACGCCTCCGGGTCGCCAACGGGCTGTCTCCGCAGCGGCTGCGCGAACAGCTGGCGCTGCTTCCGGCGTTCAGCGGCGACGGGTTCACGCTGCTCAGCGGGATCGAGGTCGACATCCTCGACGACGGCGCGCTCGACCAGCAGGAGGAGCTGCTGGATGAGCTGGACGTCGTCGTGGCATCCGCGCACTCGAAGCTGCGGATGGACCGGGGCCCGATGACGCGCCGCCTCGTCGCGGCGGTGCAGAACCCGCATGTCGACGTGCTGGGCCACGTCACCGGGCGCCTCGTCGAGGGTTCGCGCGGGACCCGCCCGCAGTCCCAGTTCGATGCCGCCGCGGTGTTCGCGGCCTGCGCCGAGAATCGGGTGGCGGTGGAGATCAACTCCCGCCCCGAACGGCAGGACCCGCCCGACGAGCTCATCGCGCTGGCCCTCGACGCCGGGTGCCTCTTCTCGATCGACTCCGATGCGCACGCGCCGGGACAGCTGTCGCTCATCGACCACGGCGCCGCGCGCGCCGAGCGTGCCGGCGTGCCCGTCGAGCGGATCGTGACCTCCTGGCCGCTGGCCCGGCTGCGGGAGTGGACGGCGCGCCGGCGCTGA
- the rpsA gene encoding 30S ribosomal protein S1: MTTATTAPATKQVAINDIGSAEDFLAAVEKTLKFFNDGDLIEGTVVKIDRDEVLLDVGYKTEGVIPSRELSIKHDVDPNEVVKVGDEVEALVLQKEDKEGRLILSKKRAQYERAWGDVEKIKENDGVVTGQVIEVVKGGLIVDIGLRGFLPASLIELRRVRDLTPYLGQEIEAKILELDKNRNNVVLSRRALLEQTQSESRTTFLNNLHKGQVRKGTVSSIVNFGAFVDLGGVDGLVHVSELSWKHIEHASEVVEVGQEVTVEILEVDLDRERVSLSLKATQEDPWQVFARTHAIGQVAPGKVTKLVPFGAFVRVADGIEGLVHISELSGKHVELAEQVVSVGEEVFVKIIDIDLERRRISLSLKQANESVDPNGTEFDPALYGMVTEYDENGEYKYPEGFDAETNQWKEGFDEQRLAWEAEYAAAQGRWEAHKAAVAKALEAEAAAGVDAGAGSYSSDSGSAGTLADDEALAALREKLSGR; the protein is encoded by the coding sequence ATGACTACCGCAACGACCGCCCCGGCCACCAAGCAGGTCGCGATCAACGACATCGGATCTGCCGAGGACTTCCTGGCCGCGGTCGAGAAGACCCTGAAGTTCTTCAACGACGGCGACCTCATCGAAGGCACCGTGGTCAAGATCGACCGCGACGAGGTTCTCCTCGACGTCGGGTACAAGACCGAGGGCGTCATCCCCTCGCGCGAGCTCTCCATCAAGCACGACGTCGACCCCAACGAGGTCGTCAAGGTCGGCGACGAGGTCGAAGCCCTGGTTCTCCAGAAGGAGGACAAGGAAGGCCGCCTCATCCTCTCCAAGAAGCGTGCGCAGTACGAGCGCGCCTGGGGCGATGTGGAGAAGATCAAGGAGAACGACGGTGTCGTCACCGGCCAGGTGATCGAGGTCGTCAAGGGCGGTCTCATCGTCGACATCGGGCTGCGCGGCTTCCTGCCGGCCTCGCTGATCGAGCTGCGCCGTGTCCGTGACCTGACGCCTTACCTGGGTCAGGAGATCGAGGCCAAGATCCTCGAGCTCGACAAGAACCGCAACAACGTCGTGCTGTCGCGCCGCGCCCTGCTCGAGCAGACGCAGTCCGAGTCGCGCACCACGTTCCTCAACAACCTGCACAAGGGCCAGGTCCGCAAGGGCACGGTCTCGTCGATCGTCAACTTCGGTGCGTTCGTCGACCTGGGCGGCGTGGACGGCCTCGTGCACGTCTCCGAGCTCTCGTGGAAGCACATCGAGCACGCCTCCGAGGTCGTCGAGGTGGGCCAGGAAGTCACCGTCGAGATCCTCGAGGTCGACCTGGACCGCGAGCGCGTCTCGCTGTCGCTCAAGGCGACGCAGGAGGACCCGTGGCAGGTCTTCGCCCGCACCCACGCGATCGGTCAGGTCGCTCCGGGCAAGGTCACCAAGCTGGTTCCGTTCGGTGCGTTCGTCCGCGTCGCCGACGGCATCGAGGGCCTCGTGCACATCTCCGAGCTGTCGGGCAAGCACGTCGAGCTCGCCGAGCAGGTCGTCTCGGTCGGTGAAGAGGTCTTCGTGAAGATCATCGACATCGACCTCGAGCGTCGTCGCATCTCGCTGTCGCTCAAGCAGGCCAACGAGTCGGTCGACCCCAACGGCACCGAGTTCGACCCCGCCCTCTACGGCATGGTCACGGAGTACGACGAGAACGGGGAGTACAAGTACCCCGAGGGCTTCGACGCCGAGACCAACCAGTGGAAGGAAGGCTTCGACGAGCAGCGTCTGGCCTGGGAGGCCGAGTACGCCGCCGCTCAGGGTCGCTGGGAGGCTCACAAGGCCGCCGTCGCCAAGGCCCTCGAGGCCGAGGCTGCCGCCGGTGTCGACGCGGGTGCGGGTTCGTACTCGTCCGACAGCGGTTCGGCCGGCACGCTGGCCGACGACGAGGCTCTCGCCGCCCTGCGGGAGAAGCTCTCGGGTCGCTGA
- a CDS encoding VOC family protein yields MSTATDDRVLHPHAAMGAVSLRVADLEAMSGYYTHAFAMEPLVESVRGREVHRVLGRGSTPLVRLVHTPDLPQAGPREAGLFHTAFLFDDAEALAATVYRAAQHPRSRFTGSADHLVSEAFYFTDPEGNGVELYTDRDRAEWVHVAGQIQMDVLALDPNEYLRRHLTQEALDAGPSRAGAVGHVHLQVGDIATARAFYVDALGFEATQSAYPGALFAAAGGYHHHIAMNTWNSRGAGPRAAALGLGDVSITVPHREELDALTARLRGHGIAHDGDGRSVRAVDPWGTQVTVALPDPSPDEVLQR; encoded by the coding sequence ATGAGCACGGCAACCGACGACAGAGTGCTGCACCCCCATGCGGCGATGGGCGCGGTGAGCCTGCGCGTCGCGGACCTCGAGGCGATGAGCGGCTATTACACCCACGCGTTCGCGATGGAGCCCCTCGTGGAGAGCGTCCGGGGACGCGAGGTGCACCGGGTGCTCGGGCGCGGATCCACTCCGCTCGTGCGGCTCGTCCACACCCCGGATCTGCCGCAGGCCGGTCCGCGCGAGGCGGGCCTCTTCCACACCGCGTTCCTCTTCGACGACGCCGAAGCGCTGGCCGCGACGGTGTACCGCGCCGCGCAGCATCCCCGCAGCCGCTTCACCGGCTCGGCGGACCATCTGGTGAGCGAGGCGTTTTACTTCACCGACCCCGAGGGCAACGGCGTGGAGCTCTACACCGACCGCGACCGCGCGGAATGGGTGCACGTCGCCGGTCAGATCCAGATGGACGTCCTCGCCCTCGACCCGAACGAGTACCTCCGCCGCCACCTCACGCAGGAGGCACTGGATGCGGGCCCGTCTCGTGCCGGCGCCGTGGGCCATGTGCACCTGCAGGTCGGCGACATCGCCACTGCCCGAGCGTTCTACGTCGACGCACTCGGGTTCGAGGCCACGCAGAGCGCCTACCCCGGGGCGCTCTTCGCCGCCGCCGGCGGATACCACCACCACATCGCGATGAACACGTGGAACAGCCGCGGCGCCGGTCCGCGCGCGGCGGCCCTGGGCCTGGGGGATGTGTCGATCACCGTCCCCCACCGCGAGGAGCTCGACGCCCTGACCGCGCGGCTGCGCGGCCACGGCATCGCCCACGACGGCGACGGCAGGTCGGTGCGCGCTGTCGATCCCTGGGGCACGCAGGTCACGGTCGCCCTCCCCGACCCCTCCCCCGACGAGGTGCTGCAGCGCTGA
- a CDS encoding FUSC family protein translates to MALTAAIRADRRLPLLQVVKSALATVLAWVVAGALLGGPPPVFAAIAALLVVQPSPNQSAAKAIERTVGVIAGVAIGSALGLAFGTQAWVVPAAVVTSLVFGWVLRMTPGVSNQTVISSVLVLALGVSTPGYAGARVVETIIGAALGLAVSVLLAPPVHATGALDRVDALGLETAATLDRLADAFTSRRTTAELEEMLLTARLLRPMRDAAESALSTSTDALALNPRAPHFRPQIDHLQDLLERFSGIVTQVIGMTRAVREYGGGGLVDEPSSPAIAEQLRRAAHDLRLLTSAPGELVEDEEPALTRPLQIQTPSTTNWVLIGSILVDLRRVHEAITAPL, encoded by the coding sequence ATGGCCCTGACCGCCGCGATCCGCGCCGATCGCCGGCTGCCCCTGCTGCAGGTGGTCAAGTCGGCGCTCGCCACCGTGCTCGCGTGGGTCGTCGCGGGCGCCCTGCTCGGGGGCCCCCCGCCGGTGTTCGCGGCGATCGCCGCGCTGCTGGTCGTGCAGCCGAGCCCGAACCAGTCGGCTGCCAAGGCGATTGAGCGCACCGTCGGCGTCATCGCCGGAGTCGCGATCGGTTCAGCCCTCGGTCTGGCGTTCGGCACGCAGGCCTGGGTGGTGCCGGCGGCGGTCGTCACGTCGCTGGTGTTCGGCTGGGTACTGCGGATGACGCCCGGCGTCAGCAACCAGACGGTGATCAGCTCCGTGCTGGTGCTGGCCCTCGGCGTGTCGACACCCGGCTACGCGGGAGCGCGCGTGGTCGAGACGATCATCGGCGCGGCCCTGGGACTCGCGGTGAGCGTGCTTCTGGCGCCCCCCGTGCACGCCACCGGAGCGCTCGATCGCGTGGATGCCCTGGGCCTCGAGACGGCCGCGACACTGGACCGACTCGCGGACGCCTTCACGTCACGGCGCACCACGGCCGAACTGGAGGAGATGCTGCTGACGGCTCGGCTGTTGCGCCCCATGCGGGATGCCGCGGAGAGCGCACTGTCCACCTCCACCGACGCGCTCGCCCTCAACCCCCGCGCGCCGCATTTCCGTCCACAGATCGACCACCTGCAGGACCTGCTCGAGAGGTTCTCCGGCATCGTCACGCAGGTGATCGGCATGACCCGCGCGGTGCGCGAGTATGGCGGCGGTGGCCTCGTCGACGAGCCGTCGTCCCCTGCGATCGCCGAGCAGCTGCGCCGGGCCGCGCACGACCTGCGGCTGCTGACGAGCGCACCCGGCGAGCTCGTGGAGGACGAGGAGCCGGCCCTCACCCGGCCCCTTCAGATCCAGACGCCGTCGACGACGAACTGGGTGCTGATCGGATCGATCCTGGTGGACCTGCGCCGCGTGCACGAAGCCATCACGGCTCCGCTGTGA
- a CDS encoding Pr6Pr family membrane protein, translating into MTAAPRPRIWGTAQFWWRAAIVAVGLLGLSSGNHRLVFFTIQSNVIVFAYYAGALYWMVRRGIPDAPAPRLRGAVTTWILTTALVSHVLLNEGASPLPGLMAADPAQALANQSLFLLHYVVPGMVLVDWVMFGPRRAVRWRDGLLWLIYPAAYAIVTLSRAIAFPTIADRFPYPFLNVDELGLGGAVLGMAQVVMVIAVIAAAVIGLDRLSAAIGGRLRGVVVRG; encoded by the coding sequence GTGACTGCAGCGCCCCGACCGCGCATCTGGGGCACCGCGCAGTTCTGGTGGCGCGCCGCCATCGTCGCGGTGGGCCTGCTGGGCCTGTCCAGCGGCAATCATCGGCTCGTCTTCTTCACGATCCAGAGCAACGTGATCGTCTTCGCGTACTACGCCGGCGCGCTGTACTGGATGGTGCGCCGCGGCATCCCGGACGCCCCCGCCCCGCGGTTGCGGGGCGCGGTGACGACGTGGATCCTCACGACCGCCCTCGTCTCCCACGTGCTGCTCAACGAAGGGGCGAGCCCGCTGCCCGGGCTCATGGCCGCCGATCCGGCCCAGGCGCTGGCGAACCAGTCGCTGTTCCTCTTGCACTACGTCGTTCCGGGGATGGTGCTGGTGGACTGGGTGATGTTCGGCCCCCGCCGAGCGGTGCGCTGGCGCGACGGCCTGCTGTGGCTGATCTACCCCGCCGCCTACGCGATCGTGACGCTCTCCCGCGCGATCGCCTTCCCCACCATCGCCGACCGATTCCCCTACCCGTTCCTCAACGTCGACGAGCTGGGTCTCGGCGGCGCGGTGCTCGGAATGGCCCAGGTCGTCATGGTGATCGCGGTCATCGCCGCCGCCGTCATTGGACTGGACCGCCTGTCGGCCGCGATCGGCGGCCGGCTGCGTGGGGTGGTCGTGCGCGGCTGA
- a CDS encoding aromatic ring-opening dioxygenase LigA, with protein MSEAPATTADTIQSPTRKVGLIKAAGIIGILGGVALIIVGIVVWVMVSSQLRAENITVPDDAMAFQGQTVAGPFTAFVQADIIQQHALHSSEGKTYAELDQDDPVRATMMNASFLRASLFTSVVSFGVAAFAMGMGVLSIIFGWAIHRLASVPVVVKRSSITTS; from the coding sequence ATGTCGGAAGCACCGGCCACCACGGCCGACACCATCCAATCGCCCACCCGCAAGGTCGGCCTGATCAAGGCCGCCGGCATCATCGGCATCCTGGGCGGTGTGGCACTGATCATCGTCGGCATCGTCGTCTGGGTCATGGTTTCCTCGCAGCTGCGTGCCGAGAACATCACCGTCCCCGATGACGCGATGGCCTTCCAGGGTCAGACCGTCGCCGGACCCTTCACCGCATTCGTGCAGGCGGACATCATCCAGCAGCACGCCCTGCACTCCTCGGAGGGCAAGACCTACGCCGAGCTCGATCAGGACGACCCCGTGCGCGCCACGATGATGAACGCGTCGTTCCTGCGGGCGTCGTTGTTCACCTCGGTCGTGTCGTTCGGCGTCGCTGCCTTCGCCATGGGCATGGGTGTGCTGTCGATCATCTTCGGCTGGGCGATCCATCGCCTCGCCTCTGTTCCCGTCGTCGTGAAGCGGTCGTCGATCACGACTTCCTGA
- a CDS encoding NAD(P)H-binding protein produces the protein MARTLIIGGHGKVALNLEPILAERGDTVTAVIRNADHEADVVAAGAQAVVADVASLDLDQLTNLVSGNDVVVWAAGAGGGSAERTYAVDRDAAIRAIDAAVAGGVPRFVMVSWIGSRADHGIDPGDGFFPYAEAKWAADEHLQASGLDWTIVAPGALTLDPPTGRISLDPQGDAAVSRPDVAAVIAASLVEPATVGRTVRFGNGEVPIADALRGL, from the coding sequence ATGGCACGCACCCTGATCATCGGCGGACACGGCAAGGTCGCCCTGAATCTGGAGCCGATCCTCGCCGAGCGCGGCGACACCGTCACCGCGGTCATCCGCAACGCCGACCACGAGGCGGACGTCGTCGCCGCCGGCGCACAGGCGGTCGTGGCCGATGTGGCGTCACTCGACCTGGACCAGCTCACCAACCTGGTTTCGGGCAACGATGTCGTGGTGTGGGCGGCCGGTGCGGGCGGCGGCTCCGCCGAGCGCACCTACGCCGTCGACCGCGACGCCGCCATCAGGGCGATCGACGCCGCCGTCGCCGGGGGAGTGCCCCGGTTCGTCATGGTCTCGTGGATCGGTTCGCGCGCCGACCATGGCATCGACCCCGGCGACGGGTTCTTCCCCTACGCGGAGGCGAAGTGGGCGGCCGACGAGCATCTGCAGGCCAGCGGCCTGGACTGGACGATCGTCGCGCCCGGCGCCCTGACGCTGGACCCCCCGACGGGCCGCATCTCGCTGGACCCCCAGGGCGACGCAGCGGTGTCGCGCCCCGACGTCGCCGCCGTCATCGCGGCATCCCTCGTCGAGCCGGCGACCGTCGGGCGCACCGTGCGCTTCGGCAACGGCGAGGTGCCGATCGCCGACGCGCTGCGCGGCCTGTGA
- the trpD gene encoding anthranilate phosphoribosyltransferase, with amino-acid sequence MAELYSWPEILTTLLDARDLSVSESTWAMRQVMTGAATPSQLAGFLVALRAKGETIDEIVGFRDAILEAAVPLPVPSQVLDIVGTGGDRFGTVNVSTMSAIVAAASGVPVVKHGNKAASSKSGSSDVLRALGVDLSLSPDAVAQTLQRTGITFAFASAFHPGFRHAGATRGELGVPTVFNFLGPLCNPARAEANAVGVAQLDRVPLITGVFRTRGATALVFRGDDGLDELTTTGHSRLWEISLGDVHEHDLDPRDLGIPLADIDDLLGGEPEHNAAVVRRVLDGEPGPVRDIVLLNTAAGIVSYRLSLDPAQAQRPILERLAEAKDAAAAAIDDGSAAATLSAWVEATQQLAG; translated from the coding sequence ATGGCGGAGCTCTACTCGTGGCCCGAAATCCTCACCACTCTCCTTGACGCGCGCGACCTCAGCGTGTCGGAGTCGACGTGGGCGATGCGGCAGGTGATGACGGGCGCCGCGACGCCTTCCCAGCTGGCCGGCTTCCTGGTGGCGCTGCGCGCCAAGGGAGAGACGATCGACGAGATCGTCGGGTTCCGCGACGCGATCCTCGAAGCGGCCGTTCCGCTCCCGGTGCCCTCGCAGGTGCTCGACATCGTCGGGACCGGCGGTGACCGCTTCGGCACGGTCAACGTGTCGACGATGTCCGCGATCGTGGCCGCGGCGTCGGGGGTCCCCGTCGTCAAGCACGGGAACAAGGCGGCCAGTTCGAAGTCCGGCTCGTCCGACGTGTTGCGCGCGCTCGGCGTGGATCTGTCGCTGTCGCCGGACGCCGTCGCGCAGACGCTGCAGCGGACAGGCATCACCTTCGCGTTCGCGTCGGCGTTCCACCCCGGCTTCCGTCATGCCGGCGCCACCCGCGGGGAACTCGGGGTGCCCACCGTGTTCAACTTCCTGGGGCCCCTGTGCAACCCCGCCCGCGCCGAGGCGAACGCGGTCGGCGTGGCGCAGCTGGACCGCGTCCCGCTCATCACCGGTGTCTTCCGCACCCGTGGGGCGACCGCCCTCGTGTTCCGCGGCGACGACGGCCTGGACGAGCTGACGACCACCGGTCACAGCCGGCTCTGGGAGATCAGCCTGGGCGACGTCCACGAGCACGACCTGGACCCGCGCGATCTCGGCATCCCGCTTGCGGACATCGACGACCTGCTGGGCGGTGAACCCGAGCACAACGCGGCCGTGGTGCGTCGGGTGCTCGACGGCGAGCCTGGTCCGGTGCGCGACATCGTGCTGCTCAACACCGCCGCCGGCATCGTGTCCTACCGGCTGTCGCTGGATCCGGCGCAGGCGCAGCGTCCGATACTCGAGCGACTGGCGGAGGCGAAGGATGCCGCGGCAGCCGCGATCGACGACGGATCCGCCGCCGCGACGCTGTCGGCATGGGTGGAGGCGACGCAGCAGCTCGCCGGCTGA
- a CDS encoding 5'-3' exonuclease, whose amino-acid sequence MSDRLMLLDTASLYFRAFYGVPDKVRAPDGTPVNAVRGLLDMIAKLTTTYDPTDMVACWDDDWRPQWRVDLIPTYKTHRVAEVVPGAPDVEEVPDPLQAQIPVIREALALLGIPVVGRADHEADDVIGTLATGATMPVDIVTGDRDLFQLVDNARDVRVIYTARGMSNLEVVTDATVVAKYRILPTQYADYATLRGDASDGLPGVAGIGEKTAATLLAAHGDLDGIRAAAVSGDGMSATVASRILAAADYLDVAPTVVKVVTDLDIEQPSSRLGAPDAATRAAAESFAERWGLGTSMKRALDALATRG is encoded by the coding sequence ATGTCTGATCGCCTCATGCTCCTCGACACCGCGTCCCTCTACTTCCGGGCGTTCTACGGGGTGCCCGACAAGGTGCGCGCCCCCGACGGCACGCCCGTCAACGCCGTCCGCGGGCTGCTCGACATGATCGCGAAGCTGACGACGACCTATGACCCGACCGACATGGTCGCCTGCTGGGACGACGACTGGCGGCCGCAGTGGCGCGTCGACCTCATCCCGACCTACAAGACCCACCGCGTCGCGGAGGTCGTGCCGGGTGCGCCCGACGTCGAAGAAGTTCCCGACCCGCTGCAGGCGCAGATCCCGGTGATCCGCGAGGCCCTCGCGCTGCTCGGCATCCCCGTCGTCGGGCGGGCCGACCACGAGGCCGACGACGTCATCGGCACCCTCGCGACCGGTGCGACCATGCCGGTCGACATCGTCACCGGCGACCGCGACCTCTTCCAGCTCGTCGACAACGCCCGCGACGTGCGGGTGATCTACACCGCCCGCGGCATGAGCAACCTCGAGGTCGTCACCGACGCGACGGTCGTGGCGAAGTACCGCATCCTGCCCACGCAGTACGCCGACTACGCCACGCTGCGCGGCGACGCATCCGACGGCCTCCCCGGAGTCGCCGGGATCGGCGAGAAGACCGCGGCGACCCTGCTCGCCGCGCACGGCGACCTCGACGGCATCCGCGCCGCCGCCGTCTCTGGTGACGGAATGTCCGCCACGGTCGCGAGCCGCATCCTCGCGGCCGCCGACTACCTCGACGTCGCCCCCACCGTGGTCAAGGTGGTCACCGATCTCGATATCGAGCAGCCGAGCTCCCGTCTTGGGGCGCCGGATGCCGCCACGCGCGCCGCCGCGGAGTCCTTCGCCGAGCGCTGGGGCCTCGGCACCTCGATGAAGCGGGCGTTGGACGCGCTGGCCACCCGCGGCTGA
- a CDS encoding APC family permease, giving the protein MPARQSAMRALFRRKPITPQSEDSATGLVRRLGTFQLAMLGVGATIGTGVFFVMHESVPLAGPAVLLSFVIAAIAAGLSAVCYAEMASAVPISGSTYSYAYVTLGEIVAMGVAACLMLEYGVSAAAVSSGWSGYLDHLLAAVFGWHLPPELMTGPLEGGVVNLPAVVLVAMCAVLLVRGTRESAVVNTIMVVIKVAVLLMFAAIAITAFRVDHFAEFAPHGAVGVTAAAGTIFFTFIGLDAVSTAGDEVRDPQRSLPRAILIALAVVVSVYLLVAVAAVGAQPWGDFSEPAQQSAGLAVILADVLGASWPATLLAAGAVVSIFSVTLVILFGQTRILYSIGRDGLIPKAFARVDPRTRTPVFSTVVVSAAVAVLAGLVPLTSLWDLVSMGTLVAFIVVSVGVMVLRRTRPDLPRAFRVPGYPVTPVLSIAACLYLIAGLGWSTYVWFAGWVAVVLAFYLLWGRHHSRLAARGADSTATPESQGAPAL; this is encoded by the coding sequence ATGCCGGCTCGTCAGAGCGCGATGCGTGCGCTGTTCCGGCGCAAGCCGATCACCCCGCAGAGCGAGGACTCCGCCACGGGGCTCGTCCGGCGCTTGGGCACCTTTCAACTGGCGATGCTCGGCGTTGGCGCGACGATCGGCACCGGCGTCTTCTTCGTCATGCACGAGTCCGTGCCGCTGGCAGGCCCCGCCGTGCTGCTCTCGTTCGTCATCGCCGCGATCGCCGCGGGCCTGTCGGCCGTCTGCTACGCCGAGATGGCCTCCGCCGTACCGATCTCGGGATCGACGTACTCCTATGCCTACGTCACCCTGGGCGAAATCGTCGCGATGGGGGTCGCTGCCTGCCTGATGCTGGAGTACGGCGTCTCGGCTGCGGCGGTGTCGTCGGGCTGGAGCGGCTACCTCGACCACCTGCTCGCCGCGGTGTTCGGCTGGCACCTGCCGCCGGAGCTCATGACGGGTCCGCTCGAGGGCGGCGTCGTCAACCTTCCGGCTGTCGTGCTCGTGGCCATGTGCGCCGTGCTGCTCGTGCGCGGCACGCGGGAATCCGCGGTCGTCAACACGATCATGGTGGTGATCAAGGTGGCGGTGCTCCTGATGTTCGCCGCAATCGCCATCACCGCCTTCCGCGTGGACCACTTCGCCGAGTTCGCCCCGCACGGGGCGGTGGGGGTGACCGCGGCCGCCGGCACCATCTTCTTCACCTTCATCGGCTTGGATGCCGTGTCGACGGCGGGTGACGAGGTGCGCGACCCGCAGCGCTCGCTGCCGCGGGCGATCCTCATCGCGCTCGCCGTCGTCGTCTCGGTGTACCTGCTCGTCGCGGTCGCGGCGGTGGGTGCGCAGCCGTGGGGCGATTTCAGCGAGCCGGCACAGCAGAGCGCCGGCCTCGCCGTCATCCTCGCGGACGTGCTGGGCGCATCGTGGCCGGCGACGCTGCTGGCGGCTGGGGCCGTCGTGTCGATCTTCTCGGTCACCCTGGTGATCCTCTTCGGGCAGACGCGCATCCTCTACTCGATCGGCCGCGACGGGCTCATCCCGAAGGCGTTCGCGCGGGTGGACCCGCGCACGCGGACTCCCGTCTTCTCCACGGTCGTGGTGTCGGCCGCGGTCGCGGTGCTGGCGGGGCTGGTGCCGCTGACGAGCCTGTGGGACCTGGTCTCGATGGGGACGCTCGTCGCCTTCATCGTCGTCTCGGTGGGCGTCATGGTGCTGCGTCGCACCCGGCCCGACCTGCCGCGCGCGTTCCGGGTGCCGGGTTACCCCGTCACGCCGGTGCTGTCGATCGCCGCGTGCCTGTACCTCATCGCCGGCCTCGGATGGTCGACGTATGTGTGGTTCGCCGGATGGGTGGCGGTCGTGCTGGCCTTCTACCTGCTGTGGGGCAGGCATCACAGCAGGTTGGCGGCACGCGGCGCGGATAGTACCGCGACGCCCGAGTCGCAGGGCGCACCGGCCCTCTGA
- a CDS encoding TraR/DksA family transcriptional regulator, with the protein MTDRAAALRSLEDELEHRRREVDARIARFDHDDAMLRRDRADGTADDEHDPEGSTLSGEWTQVQALRRAALAERAELDAARERVAQGTYGVCISCGAEIPVARLQARPAADRCVVCAASVPR; encoded by the coding sequence GTGACCGATCGCGCGGCCGCGCTGCGCTCGCTGGAAGACGAGCTCGAGCACCGTCGGCGCGAGGTCGACGCGCGCATCGCGCGGTTCGACCACGACGATGCGATGCTGCGGCGCGACCGCGCGGACGGCACGGCCGACGACGAGCACGACCCGGAGGGCTCGACGCTGAGCGGAGAGTGGACACAGGTGCAGGCGCTGCGACGCGCTGCCCTGGCCGAGCGGGCCGAGCTCGACGCCGCGCGCGAGCGGGTGGCGCAGGGGACCTACGGAGTGTGCATATCGTGCGGGGCGGAGATCCCGGTCGCGCGCCTGCAGGCGCGGCCGGCGGCGGACCGCTGCGTCGTGTGCGCCGCGTCCGTCCCGCGCTGA